A genomic region of Streptomyces sp. NBC_00247 contains the following coding sequences:
- a CDS encoding GAF domain-containing sensor histidine kinase encodes MSHLRPSGLAAVSAALLAMSRQLDVRDVLKTIVASARELLDAEYAALGVPDDHGGFAQFVVDGVSDEQWKAIGPLPRQHGILAAMLHEAKPERLSDVREDPRFGGWPDAHPDMSDFLGLPIQDGDETIGALYLANKKCPKPEGSCGFTAEDEELLSILAQHAAIALTNARLYERSRELTIAEERSRLAHELHDAVSQKLFSLRLTAQAAAALVDRDPARAKGELQQVAALAAEAVDELRAAVVELRPAALDEDGLVATLRTQVQVLDRAQSARVTFGSDGVRALPAAQEEALLRVAQEALHNALRHSGGARVTVALTRRGAATVLRITDDGQGFDPTAVREAGRHLGLVSMSHRAHSVGGTLNVESAPGKGATIEMEIPGG; translated from the coding sequence ATGAGCCACCTCCGACCGTCGGGTCTCGCCGCCGTGAGCGCCGCGCTGCTCGCGATGAGCCGGCAACTGGACGTGCGCGACGTCCTCAAGACGATCGTCGCCTCCGCCCGCGAGCTGCTCGACGCCGAATACGCGGCCCTGGGCGTCCCCGACGACCACGGGGGCTTCGCCCAGTTCGTCGTCGACGGCGTCAGCGACGAACAGTGGAAGGCGATCGGCCCGCTGCCCCGGCAGCACGGCATCCTCGCCGCGATGCTCCACGAGGCGAAGCCCGAGCGGCTCAGCGACGTCCGCGAGGACCCCCGCTTCGGCGGCTGGCCCGACGCCCACCCCGACATGTCGGACTTCCTCGGCCTGCCCATCCAGGACGGCGACGAGACCATCGGCGCCCTCTACCTCGCCAACAAGAAGTGCCCCAAACCCGAGGGAAGCTGCGGCTTCACCGCCGAGGACGAGGAACTCCTCTCGATCCTCGCCCAGCACGCGGCCATCGCCCTCACCAACGCCCGCCTCTACGAACGCAGCCGCGAGCTCACCATCGCCGAGGAGCGCTCCCGCCTCGCTCACGAACTGCACGACGCCGTCAGCCAGAAACTCTTCTCCCTGCGCCTCACCGCCCAGGCCGCCGCCGCCCTGGTGGACCGCGACCCCGCACGCGCCAAGGGCGAGCTCCAGCAGGTCGCCGCCCTCGCCGCCGAGGCCGTGGACGAACTCCGCGCCGCCGTCGTGGAACTCCGCCCCGCCGCGCTCGACGAAGACGGCCTCGTGGCCACCCTCCGTACCCAGGTCCAGGTCCTCGACCGGGCCCAGAGCGCACGGGTCACCTTCGGGAGCGACGGAGTACGCGCACTGCCCGCCGCCCAGGAGGAGGCGCTGCTCCGGGTCGCGCAGGAGGCCCTGCACAACGCGCTGCGCCACTCCGGCGGCGCCCGCGTCACCGTCGCCCTGACCCGGCGCGGCGCGGCCACCGTGCTGCGGATCACCGACGACGGCCAGGGCTTCGACCCCACGGCGGTCCGGGAAGCCGGCCGGCACCTCGGCCTCGTCTCGATGAGCCACCGCGCGCACAGCGTCGGCGGCACCCTCAACGTGGAATCGGCGCCCGGCAAGGGCGCCACGATCGAGATGGAGATCCCCGGTGGCTGA
- a CDS encoding response regulator transcription factor, with product MADKTIRVLLVDDHQVVRRGLRTFLEVQDDIEVVGEAADGAEGVAQAEELRPDVVLMDIKMPGMDGIEALRKLRELANPARVLVVTSFTEQRTVVPALRAGASGYVYKDVDPDALAGAIRSVHAGHVLLQPEVAGALLAQEDSGGGTGRGTTLTEREREVLGLIADGRSNREIARALVLSEKTVKTHVSNILMKLDLADRTQAALWAVRHGMAG from the coding sequence GTGGCTGACAAGACCATCCGCGTGCTGCTGGTCGACGACCACCAGGTGGTACGGCGCGGACTGCGCACGTTCCTGGAGGTGCAGGACGACATAGAGGTCGTCGGAGAGGCCGCCGACGGCGCCGAGGGCGTCGCCCAGGCCGAGGAGCTCCGCCCCGACGTGGTGCTGATGGACATCAAGATGCCCGGCATGGACGGCATAGAGGCGCTGCGCAAGCTCCGCGAGCTGGCCAACCCGGCGCGGGTCCTCGTCGTCACCAGCTTCACCGAGCAGCGGACCGTCGTCCCCGCGCTGCGCGCCGGAGCCTCCGGCTACGTCTACAAGGACGTCGACCCCGACGCCCTGGCAGGCGCCATCCGCTCCGTCCACGCGGGCCACGTCCTGCTCCAGCCCGAGGTGGCGGGGGCGCTCCTCGCCCAGGAGGACAGCGGCGGCGGTACGGGCCGGGGCACCACCCTCACCGAGCGTGAGCGCGAAGTGCTCGGCCTCATCGCGGACGGCCGGTCCAACCGCGAGATCGCCCGCGCGCTGGTGCTCTCCGAGAAGACCGTCAAGACCCACGTCTCGAACATCCTGATGAAGCTGGACCTGGCCGACCGCACCCAGGCCGCCCTCTGGGCCGTACGCCACGGAATGGCGGGCTGA
- a CDS encoding ABC transporter ATP-binding protein: MSDVLELVDVSVVRDGRALVEDVSWSVKEGERWVILGPNGAGKTTLLNIASSYLFPSTGTARVLGEQLGGVGTDVFELRPRIGIAGVAMADKLPKRLTVLQAVLTAAYGMTATWNESYEEVDEQRARAFLDRLGMNDYLDRKFGTLSEGERKRTLIARAMMTDPELLLLDEPAAGLDLGGREDLVRRLGRLARDPYAPSMIMVTHHVEEIAPGFTHVLMIRQGKVLAAGPMETELTSRNLSRCFGLPLVVEHQGDRYTARGLPLS; the protein is encoded by the coding sequence ATGAGCGATGTACTGGAGCTGGTGGACGTATCCGTGGTCCGCGACGGACGCGCTCTGGTGGAAGACGTCTCCTGGTCGGTCAAGGAGGGGGAGCGCTGGGTCATCCTCGGCCCGAACGGCGCCGGCAAGACGACGCTGCTCAACATCGCCTCCAGCTACCTCTTCCCGTCCACCGGAACCGCCAGGGTCCTCGGCGAGCAGCTCGGCGGGGTCGGCACCGACGTCTTCGAACTCCGCCCGCGCATCGGCATCGCCGGTGTCGCGATGGCCGACAAGCTCCCCAAGCGCCTCACCGTCCTGCAGGCGGTCCTCACCGCCGCGTACGGCATGACGGCGACCTGGAACGAGAGCTACGAGGAGGTCGACGAGCAGCGCGCCCGCGCCTTCCTCGACCGCCTCGGCATGAACGACTACCTCGACCGCAAGTTCGGGACCCTCTCCGAGGGCGAGCGCAAGCGCACCCTGATCGCCCGCGCGATGATGACCGACCCCGAACTACTCCTGCTCGACGAGCCCGCCGCCGGACTCGACCTCGGCGGACGCGAGGACCTGGTGCGCCGGCTCGGCCGCCTCGCCCGCGACCCGTACGCCCCCTCCATGATCATGGTGACCCACCACGTCGAGGAGATCGCGCCGGGATTCACCCACGTCCTGATGATCCGGCAGGGCAAGGTGCTCGCCGCCGGCCCCATGGAGACCGAGCTCACCTCGCGCAACCTCTCCCGCTGCTTCGGCCTGCCGCTCGTCGTCGAGCACCAGGGCGACCGCTACACCGCGCGCGGACTGCCCCTGTCGTAG
- a CDS encoding NfeD family protein, producing the protein MDAWVWWLIAAVGLGIPLVLTAMPEFGMFAVGAGAGAIVAALGGGIVAQVLVFVVVSVALVAVVRVVAARHRGDGPQFSSGIDALKGRQAVVLERVDGGGGRIKLAGEVWSARALDETQSFEPGQQVDVVDIDGATAVVM; encoded by the coding sequence ATGGACGCGTGGGTGTGGTGGCTGATCGCGGCGGTGGGGCTGGGAATTCCCCTGGTCCTCACCGCCATGCCGGAGTTCGGGATGTTCGCGGTGGGCGCGGGCGCGGGGGCGATCGTCGCCGCCCTCGGCGGCGGGATCGTGGCCCAGGTGCTGGTCTTCGTCGTCGTCTCCGTCGCGCTGGTCGCCGTGGTGCGGGTGGTCGCCGCGCGCCACCGGGGAGACGGCCCTCAATTCTCCTCGGGAATCGACGCGTTGAAAGGCCGCCAGGCCGTCGTGCTCGAACGCGTCGACGGCGGGGGCGGACGCATCAAGCTGGCGGGCGAGGTCTGGTCGGCCCGCGCGCTCGACGAGACCCAGAGCTTCGAGCCTGGCCAACAGGTCGACGTCGTCGACATCGACGGGGCCACCGCCGTCGTCATGTGA
- a CDS encoding SPFH domain-containing protein encodes MQPVIIVLIILVVLVFIALIKTIQIIPQASAAIVERFGRYTRTLNAGLNIVVPFIDSIRNRIDLREQVVPFPPQPVITQDNLVVNIDTVIYYQVTDARAATYEVASYIQAIEQLTVTTLRNIIGGMDLERTLTSREEINAALRGVLDEATGKWGIRVNRVELKAIEPPTSIQDSMEKQMRADRDKRAAILTAEGIRQSQILTAEGEKQSSILRAEGDAKATALRAEGEAQAIRTVFESIHAGDPDQKLLSYQYLQMLPKIAEGDANKLWIVPSEIGDALKGLSGAFGNLGGGAPGFNTGGAGGGPGKERREEPPVD; translated from the coding sequence ATGCAACCGGTCATCATCGTCCTGATCATTTTGGTGGTGCTCGTCTTCATCGCCCTGATCAAGACGATCCAGATCATCCCGCAGGCCAGCGCCGCCATCGTCGAGCGTTTCGGGCGCTACACCCGCACGCTGAACGCGGGGCTGAACATCGTCGTCCCGTTCATCGACTCCATCCGCAACCGCATCGACCTCCGTGAGCAGGTCGTGCCCTTCCCGCCGCAGCCGGTGATCACCCAGGACAACCTGGTCGTCAACATCGACACGGTCATCTACTACCAGGTGACCGACGCCCGCGCCGCGACGTACGAAGTCGCCAGTTACATCCAGGCGATCGAGCAGCTCACCGTCACCACCCTCCGCAACATCATCGGCGGCATGGACCTGGAGCGGACCCTGACCTCCCGCGAGGAGATCAACGCGGCCCTGCGCGGCGTGCTCGACGAGGCCACCGGCAAGTGGGGCATCCGCGTCAACCGCGTCGAACTCAAGGCCATCGAGCCGCCCACCTCCATCCAGGACTCGATGGAGAAGCAGATGCGCGCCGACCGGGACAAGCGCGCCGCGATCCTCACCGCCGAAGGCATCCGGCAGTCCCAGATCCTCACCGCCGAAGGCGAGAAGCAGTCCTCGATCCTGCGCGCCGAAGGTGACGCCAAGGCCACGGCCCTGCGCGCCGAGGGCGAGGCCCAGGCCATCCGGACGGTCTTCGAGTCCATCCACGCGGGGGACCCGGACCAGAAGCTCCTCTCGTACCAGTACCTCCAGATGCTTCCGAAGATCGCCGAGGGGGACGCCAACAAGCTCTGGATCGTGCCCAGCGAGATCGGCGACGCCCTCAAGGGCCTCAGTGGTGCCTTCGGCAACCTCGGTGGCGGAGCCCCCGGATTCAACACCGGTGGGGCCGGCGGCGGCCCGGGCAAGGAGCGCCGCGAGGAGCCCCCGGTCGACTGA
- a CDS encoding sulfite exporter TauE/SafE family protein, which translates to MSLWEMLAVLAAGTAAGTINTIVGSGTLITFPVLLAVGLPPVTATVSNALGLVPGSVSGAIGYRAELKGQRSRIIRLGISCLVGGLAGATLLLALPSTAFETIVPVLVTLALVLIVLQPRISKAVQHRRERSGTPAHPEGGPLLAVGLVLASVYGGYFTAAQGIIYLSLMTMLIDDTIQRLNAVKNVLAAVVNSVAALFFLFVADFDWTAVLLIAVGSTIGGQIGARVGRRLSPTVLRSLVVAVGLCALVQLLLR; encoded by the coding sequence ATGTCCCTCTGGGAAATGCTCGCCGTCCTCGCCGCCGGCACCGCCGCGGGAACGATCAACACCATTGTCGGATCAGGTACGTTGATCACCTTCCCGGTACTGCTCGCCGTCGGCCTGCCGCCGGTCACCGCCACCGTCTCCAACGCCCTCGGCCTCGTGCCCGGCTCAGTCAGCGGGGCCATCGGGTACCGCGCGGAGCTCAAGGGCCAACGCTCACGCATCATCAGACTGGGCATCAGCTGCCTGGTCGGCGGACTCGCCGGAGCCACGCTCCTGCTGGCCCTGCCGTCGACCGCCTTCGAGACGATCGTCCCGGTTCTGGTCACCCTCGCCCTCGTACTGATCGTGCTCCAGCCACGCATCAGCAAGGCCGTGCAGCACCGCCGTGAACGCTCCGGCACCCCCGCCCACCCCGAGGGCGGCCCCCTGCTCGCCGTCGGCCTCGTCCTCGCCAGCGTCTACGGCGGCTATTTCACCGCCGCCCAGGGAATCATCTACCTCTCCCTGATGACCATGCTGATCGACGACACCATCCAGCGCCTCAACGCCGTCAAGAACGTCCTGGCCGCCGTCGTCAACAGCGTCGCCGCGCTCTTCTTCCTCTTCGTCGCCGACTTCGACTGGACCGCGGTCCTCCTCATCGCGGTCGGCTCGACCATCGGCGGCCAGATCGGCGCCCGGGTCGGCCGCCGCCTCAGCCCCACCGTGCTGCGCTCCCTCGTGGTGGCGGTCGGACTCTGCGCCCTCGTCCAGCTGCTGCTCCGCTGA
- a CDS encoding HNH endonuclease, translating to MRDTLVLNASFEPLSTVTLNRAVVLVLTDKAVVEQADPGLRMRGAAVDIPVPRVIRLCRFVRVPFRRQAPWSRRGVLIRDQHRCAYCGRRASTVDHVVPRAQGGQDTWLNTVASCAEDNHRKAARTPEQAEMPLLRQPFVPSPAEAMLLAMASADRSSLPDWLDRTAA from the coding sequence ATGCGTGACACGCTGGTCCTCAACGCGAGCTTCGAGCCGCTGTCGACGGTGACCCTCAATCGTGCGGTGGTCCTCGTCCTGACGGACAAGGCGGTCGTCGAGCAGGCGGATCCCGGCCTGCGCATGCGTGGTGCCGCCGTCGACATCCCGGTGCCCCGCGTGATCAGGCTCTGCAGGTTCGTACGCGTGCCGTTCCGAAGACAGGCGCCGTGGTCGAGACGGGGGGTCCTCATACGTGACCAGCACCGTTGCGCGTACTGCGGGCGGCGGGCGTCCACCGTGGACCATGTCGTGCCGCGCGCCCAGGGCGGCCAGGACACCTGGCTGAACACCGTGGCCTCCTGCGCGGAGGACAACCACCGCAAAGCGGCCCGGACGCCGGAGCAGGCGGAGATGCCCCTGCTGCGCCAGCCGTTCGTCCCCTCTCCGGCCGAGGCGATGCTGCTGGCGATGGCGTCGGCCGACCGTTCCTCGCTGCCGGACTGGCTGGACCGTACCGCTGCCTGA
- a CDS encoding YbhB/YbcL family Raf kinase inhibitor-like protein has protein sequence MTEAKKPPLPHDFHPEVPAFRVVSDDLAPGAVLADAQVHAGGNTSPQLRWEGFPPGTKSFAVTCFDPDAPTGSGFWHWVLFDIPASVTELPAGAGSGAFAGLPEGAVQARNDYGSKDFGGAAPPAGENHRYVFTVYAVDTEKLGTDSDTSPAAVGFNLRFHTLGRAQLIGEYASPES, from the coding sequence GTGACCGAAGCGAAGAAGCCCCCGCTCCCCCACGACTTCCACCCCGAGGTGCCCGCGTTCCGCGTGGTGAGCGACGATCTCGCGCCCGGCGCCGTGCTCGCGGACGCGCAGGTGCACGCGGGGGGCAACACGTCCCCGCAGCTGCGCTGGGAGGGATTCCCGCCCGGGACGAAGAGTTTCGCCGTGACGTGCTTCGACCCGGACGCGCCCACCGGCAGCGGCTTCTGGCACTGGGTGCTGTTCGACATCCCGGCCTCGGTCACCGAGCTGCCGGCCGGCGCGGGCAGCGGTGCCTTCGCCGGGCTGCCCGAAGGAGCCGTGCAGGCACGCAACGACTACGGGTCGAAGGACTTCGGCGGTGCCGCCCCGCCGGCCGGCGAGAACCACCGCTACGTCTTCACGGTGTACGCCGTGGACACGGAGAAGCTCGGGACGGACAGCGACACTTCCCCCGCCGCGGTCGGATTCAATCTGCGTTTCCACACGCTGGGACGCGCGCAGTTGATCGGTGAGTACGCCTCTCCCGAAAGCTGA
- a CDS encoding sporulation protein, protein MGFKRLLASIGAGGASVETELVELNVVPGGVVQGEVRVQGGSVAQQIQGISVGLQARVEVEGNDQEVKQDIEFTKLRIGGAFEVQAGAVHVVPFGLEIPWETPITTFAGQNLHGMNIGVTTELDIARALDSGDLDPINVHPLPAQQAILDAFGQLGFRFRSADMERGHIRGTRQQLPFYQEIEFVPPQQYRGLNQVELSFVADDREMDVILEMDKKAGLFSEGSDSYRSFRVGFDDFHQTDWAAYLNQWLAQVGGQRNWL, encoded by the coding sequence ATGGGCTTCAAGCGGCTGCTCGCGAGCATCGGCGCCGGCGGCGCGTCGGTGGAGACGGAGCTCGTCGAGCTCAACGTCGTCCCCGGTGGCGTCGTCCAGGGCGAGGTGCGTGTCCAGGGCGGTTCCGTCGCCCAGCAGATCCAGGGGATCTCGGTCGGCCTGCAGGCGCGGGTCGAGGTGGAGGGGAACGACCAGGAGGTCAAGCAGGACATCGAGTTCACCAAGCTGCGGATCGGCGGTGCGTTCGAGGTGCAGGCCGGTGCCGTCCACGTGGTGCCGTTCGGGCTGGAAATCCCGTGGGAGACGCCCATCACCACGTTCGCGGGGCAGAACCTGCACGGCATGAACATCGGGGTGACGACGGAGCTGGACATCGCCCGCGCGCTGGACTCCGGTGACCTGGACCCGATCAACGTCCACCCGCTCCCCGCCCAGCAGGCGATCCTGGACGCGTTCGGACAGCTCGGCTTCCGCTTCCGCAGCGCCGACATGGAGCGCGGTCACATCCGGGGGACGCGCCAGCAGCTGCCGTTCTACCAGGAGATCGAGTTCGTACCGCCGCAGCAGTACCGCGGCCTGAACCAGGTCGAGCTGTCCTTCGTCGCCGACGACCGCGAGATGGACGTCATCCTGGAGATGGACAAGAAGGCGGGGCTGTTCAGCGAGGGCAGCGACTCGTACCGCTCCTTCCGGGTCGGTTTCGACGACTTCCACCAGACGGACTGGGCCGCCTACCTCAACCAGTGGCTCGCCCAGGTGGGCGGTCAGCGCAACTGGCTGTGA
- a CDS encoding DNA-3-methyladenine glycosylase codes for MDAAQDRMPLTRDFFDRDVLDVAPDLLGRTLVRRTADGPIELRLTEVEAYAGEIDPGSHAFRGRTARNGVMYGPPGHAYVYFTYGMWHCLNLVCGPEGWASGVLLRAGEIRTGADLARPRRLSARNDRELAKGPARLATALSIDRGLDGTDAVAGPPEPMSVLYGTPPPREQVRNGPRTGVGGDGAHQPWRFWIDGDPTVSPYRAHAPRRRRT; via the coding sequence ATGGACGCAGCCCAGGACCGTATGCCGCTGACGCGTGACTTCTTCGACCGCGACGTCCTGGACGTCGCCCCGGACCTGCTCGGCCGCACGCTGGTACGACGCACCGCCGACGGGCCCATCGAACTGCGCCTCACCGAAGTGGAGGCGTACGCGGGCGAGATCGACCCCGGATCGCACGCCTTCCGCGGCAGAACGGCCCGCAACGGCGTGATGTACGGCCCGCCGGGTCACGCCTACGTCTACTTCACGTACGGAATGTGGCACTGCTTGAACCTGGTGTGCGGTCCGGAGGGGTGGGCGAGCGGGGTGCTGCTGCGGGCCGGCGAGATCCGCACCGGCGCCGATCTGGCCCGCCCCCGTCGGCTTTCGGCCCGCAACGACCGGGAACTGGCCAAAGGACCGGCGCGTCTGGCGACGGCCCTCTCGATCGACCGGGGCCTCGACGGAACCGATGCCGTCGCCGGCCCGCCGGAGCCGATGTCCGTCCTGTACGGCACCCCACCACCCCGCGAGCAGGTGCGGAACGGTCCGCGCACCGGAGTGGGGGGCGACGGCGCCCATCAGCCCTGGCGCTTCTGGATCGACGGCGATCCGACCGTGAGCCCCTACCGCGCCCACGCCCCGAGGCGGCGCCGGACTTGA
- a CDS encoding tetratricopeptide repeat protein gives MKRLPIPDDVTGFEIDKEVRQELMSLPKTLAEDVARNLVMVARLIDEDPEEAYGYSRVALRLASRVAAVREAAGFAAYATQKYGEALAEFRAARRMTGSVELWPVMADCERGLGRPERAMAMAGDPEVQKLDKAGQVEMRLVAAGARRDMGQIDAAIVTLQSPELASNAVHPWTPRLRYAYADALLEAGREDEAREWFGKALESDKDGSTDASDRLAELDGVEFVDALDDDGEDVTGAAGTVPTEERTAPAAQDRAANVADDDIADDDIADGDEEGDYRDDDDAEDDTDELNAWADRADAAAEKAPAADQDAERPDADGPAKA, from the coding sequence ATCAAGCGGCTGCCGATCCCGGACGACGTCACGGGCTTTGAAATCGACAAGGAAGTGCGTCAGGAGCTCATGAGCCTGCCGAAGACCCTTGCCGAGGACGTCGCGCGCAACCTCGTCATGGTCGCCCGGCTCATCGACGAGGACCCCGAGGAGGCGTACGGGTACTCCCGCGTCGCCCTCCGGCTCGCCTCGCGCGTCGCCGCCGTCCGCGAGGCGGCGGGCTTCGCCGCGTACGCCACGCAGAAGTACGGGGAGGCGCTGGCCGAGTTCCGTGCCGCCCGGCGGATGACCGGGTCCGTGGAGCTGTGGCCCGTCATGGCGGACTGCGAGCGCGGCCTCGGCCGCCCCGAGCGCGCCATGGCGATGGCGGGCGATCCCGAGGTCCAGAAGCTGGACAAGGCCGGCCAGGTCGAGATGCGCCTGGTGGCCGCCGGGGCCCGCCGTGACATGGGGCAGATCGACGCAGCCATCGTCACCCTGCAGAGCCCCGAGCTGGCCTCCAACGCCGTCCACCCGTGGACCCCGCGCCTGCGCTACGCGTACGCCGACGCGCTCCTGGAGGCGGGCCGCGAGGACGAGGCCCGCGAGTGGTTCGGCAAGGCCCTGGAGTCGGACAAGGACGGTTCGACCGACGCCTCCGACCGGCTCGCCGAGCTGGACGGGGTCGAGTTCGTCGACGCCCTGGACGACGACGGGGAGGACGTGACCGGCGCCGCCGGCACCGTTCCCACCGAGGAGCGGACGGCTCCCGCGGCCCAGGACCGGGCGGCGAACGTCGCGGACGACGACATCGCGGACGACGACATCGCCGACGGTGACGAGGAGGGCGACTACCGCGACGACGATGACGCCGAGGACGACACCGACGAGCTGAACGCGTGGGCCGACCGTGCCGACGCGGCTGCCGAGAAGGCCCCGGCGGCCGACCAGGACGCCGAGCGGCCCGACGCCGACGGACCGGCCAAGGCCTGA
- a CDS encoding DUF1015 domain-containing protein, with the protein MDTTGDATKGLRLFPFRGLRYVPERVGSLAAVTSPPYDVVVRPDGLHHLESADPHNIVRLILPQDGSPGARNRQAARTLAEWLAEGVLATDPEPALYVYEQRGNGVLQRGLIGVLELSPAADRVVLPHEEVMDDVVADRAALMRATGAHLEPLLLTYVGDGTVSGAAAVVERAARRPPLLTTTTEDGLRHRLWAVTDPAEQAGAAAGLLPRQALIADGHHRWATYLRLKREQGVPGPWDFGLVFLVDTARYPLQVRAIHRVLRRLAPADALAALDGRFRVREVAGPLPRALGALAAASEEGNAYLLAGDGTYRLVDRADSALLARTVPAGRPEAWRTLDATVLHETLLTRVWHVPDTAEDIAYLHDPAAAVEQAERSGGTAVLMHPVREAVVRDLARQGVTMPRKSTSFGPKPATGLVMRRVGAG; encoded by the coding sequence ATGGACACAACGGGGGACGCCACGAAAGGGCTGCGCCTGTTCCCGTTCCGCGGACTGCGCTACGTCCCGGAGCGGGTGGGCAGCCTCGCGGCCGTGACCTCTCCGCCGTACGACGTGGTGGTACGGCCGGACGGCCTGCACCACCTGGAGTCGGCGGACCCGCACAACATCGTGCGGCTGATCCTGCCTCAGGACGGCTCACCGGGCGCCCGCAACCGGCAGGCGGCCCGGACCCTGGCCGAGTGGCTCGCCGAGGGCGTGCTGGCCACCGACCCCGAGCCCGCGCTCTACGTCTACGAGCAGCGCGGCAACGGCGTCCTCCAGCGCGGCCTGATCGGCGTCCTGGAACTCTCCCCCGCCGCCGACCGGGTCGTCCTCCCGCACGAAGAGGTGATGGACGACGTGGTGGCGGACCGCGCGGCCCTCATGCGTGCCACCGGCGCTCACCTCGAACCGCTGCTCCTCACCTACGTGGGCGACGGTACGGTCTCCGGCGCGGCGGCGGTCGTCGAACGGGCGGCCCGGCGGCCACCGCTGCTCACGACCACCACGGAGGACGGCCTGCGGCACCGGCTGTGGGCCGTGACCGACCCGGCGGAACAGGCCGGGGCCGCCGCCGGACTCCTCCCCCGGCAGGCCCTCATCGCGGACGGCCACCACCGGTGGGCGACCTATCTGCGGCTCAAACGGGAGCAGGGCGTCCCGGGGCCGTGGGACTTCGGCCTGGTCTTCCTGGTCGACACCGCCCGCTACCCGCTCCAGGTACGCGCGATCCACCGGGTGCTCCGCCGGCTCGCCCCCGCCGACGCCCTCGCCGCGCTCGACGGGCGGTTCCGGGTGCGCGAGGTGGCCGGCCCGCTGCCCCGCGCGCTGGGCGCGCTCGCCGCCGCGTCCGAGGAGGGCAACGCCTATCTGCTGGCGGGCGACGGTACGTACCGCCTCGTCGACCGGGCGGACTCCGCCCTGCTCGCCCGCACGGTCCCGGCGGGCCGGCCCGAAGCCTGGCGCACCCTGGACGCGACGGTGCTGCACGAGACACTGCTCACCCGGGTGTGGCACGTCCCGGACACCGCCGAGGACATCGCGTACCTCCACGACCCGGCGGCCGCGGTCGAGCAGGCCGAACGCTCCGGCGGGACGGCCGTCCTGATGCATCCGGTGCGCGAGGCCGTCGTCCGGGACCTTGCCCGACAGGGCGTCACCATGCCGCGCAAGTCCACGTCCTTCGGCCCGAAGCCGGCGACGGGCCTGGTGATGCGGAGGGTCGGCGCGGGCTGA